A DNA window from Actinomadura coerulea contains the following coding sequences:
- a CDS encoding glycosyltransferase: MHRPLHIALVSASDLDGEHLQSVHVRDLARSLTRPLAADGEPNQVTVYTRRQDRSARGRVRLAPGAALVNLDAGPARPLSDDELLQHLRDFADGLRRRWSGSARPDIVHAHGWIGGLAACAVARELGIPFVQSYHGVAAVERQAGRQVHPHRDRLEKAIGRDADLVLAGHAEEATAVVRTGVPRPSVAVVPYGVDSEHFSQVGPAMPHGGRPRLVIVSEDLGADAETALRALVHVPDAELAVAGGPEREELEHDSAVHRLRLLAKELHVADRVIFLGRLPRKTLPKLLRTASLALCLAPHQPSPTAPLEAMACGVPVAATPVGGNADEVLDHITGIHVPAGRPVVIGRAVRQLLSEDTTLHGYSIAAGDRARSRYSLERIAAETLRAYLKVLPVPEPEPAAEEDGAERETGKAPALVG; the protein is encoded by the coding sequence ATGCATCGCCCGCTTCACATTGCTCTGGTGTCCGCCTCCGACCTTGACGGCGAGCACCTGCAGTCAGTCCACGTCCGGGATCTCGCCCGCTCCCTCACCCGTCCGCTGGCCGCCGACGGTGAGCCGAACCAGGTGACGGTCTACACGCGCCGCCAGGACCGGTCCGCCCGCGGCCGCGTCCGGCTCGCGCCCGGCGCCGCCCTGGTGAACCTGGACGCCGGGCCCGCCCGCCCGCTGTCGGACGACGAGCTGCTCCAGCACCTCCGCGACTTCGCCGACGGGCTGCGCCGCCGCTGGTCCGGCTCGGCGCGCCCCGACATCGTGCACGCGCACGGCTGGATCGGCGGCCTGGCCGCCTGCGCCGTCGCCCGCGAGCTCGGCATCCCCTTCGTGCAGAGCTACCACGGCGTGGCCGCCGTCGAGCGGCAGGCCGGACGCCAGGTCCACCCGCACCGCGACCGCCTGGAGAAGGCCATCGGGCGCGACGCCGACCTGGTGCTGGCCGGGCACGCCGAGGAGGCCACCGCGGTCGTGCGGACGGGCGTCCCGCGGCCGTCGGTCGCGGTGGTCCCCTACGGCGTGGACTCCGAGCACTTCTCGCAGGTCGGCCCGGCGATGCCGCACGGCGGCCGGCCCCGCCTCGTCATCGTCAGCGAAGACCTCGGCGCCGACGCCGAGACCGCGCTGCGCGCCCTGGTGCACGTCCCCGACGCCGAGCTGGCCGTCGCCGGCGGCCCGGAGCGCGAGGAGCTGGAGCACGACTCGGCCGTCCACCGGCTGCGGCTGCTGGCCAAGGAGCTGCACGTCGCCGACCGGGTCATCTTCCTCGGGCGGCTGCCCCGCAAGACCCTTCCGAAGCTGCTGCGGACCGCGAGCCTCGCGCTCTGCCTGGCCCCGCACCAGCCGTCCCCGACGGCGCCGCTGGAGGCCATGGCCTGCGGCGTCCCCGTGGCGGCGACCCCGGTCGGCGGCAACGCCGACGAGGTCCTCGACCACATCACCGGCATCCACGTCCCGGCGGGCCGGCCCGTCGTGATCGGGCGGGCGGTCCGGCAGCTGCTGTCGGAGGACACCACCCTGCACGGCTACTCGATCGCCGCCGGCGACCGCGCCCGCTCCCGCTACTCCCTGGAGCGGATCGCCGCCGAGACCCTGCGCGCCTACCTGAAGGTGCTGCCCGTCCCGGAGCCCGAGCCGGCGGCGGAGGAGGACGGGGCCGAGCGCGAGACCGGCAAGGCCCCCGCCCTGGTCGGCTGA
- the lanKC gene encoding class III lanthionine synthetase LanKC, which translates to MDKAYELYCLADELFYDAPPVTRGTDFDITRRELPEGWEKVFGDEWVVYVPPVQRAPEQGWKVHVSGCPESAGEALAGAWEYCVARGIEFKHLRGPGTLRRRNAKYAPRGASGKLVTIYPADEAELAEVLAGLGARLDGLPGPYILSDLRIGEGPLHVRYGGFAERRCLDEQGRLVPALRDGSGELVPDRRDPVFSVPGWVTLPSCLESHFKARGATTTTDIPYRIEKALHFSNGGGVYAATDTRSGAKVVLKEGRPYAGLAADGADAVTRLRRERDVLEKLDGIEGVPAVLDWFALGEHHFLVQEFIEGRTLNTFFAERHPMLDPEPDPAKAAEYTKWALRVHEGVERVVAAVHERGVVFNDLHMFNVMVRPDDSVALIDFETAAPAADGGRQTLANPAFLAPPDRRGADVDRYSLACLRLALFVPLTTLFVIDRGKARQLADLIAENFPVPRAFLDEAVAQIARDAAPAPAPAFAPDASGWERARDALSRAILESATPERADRLFPGDVEQFSGASLGLAHGAAGVLYALDATGAGRFPAHEEWLAERASNPRRGTGIGLYDGLMGAAYVLSRLGHRDAALAAVRHCLGERWERLGDDLYGGLPGFALGLDHLAGATGDVFLHEAARRCVEIVAERSGGGGGGRPGLMYGGAGAALMFVRAYERDGNPELLDLAASALRRDLAACVTDHNGALHVDQGSRVLPYLGRGSVGIGLVLDEYLAHRPDERFEAARDAVRVAAASRYYAQPSLFSGRAGMLLYLARHARSGLNPQDGARVAGHVRDLAWHALPYAGGLAMPGEHMYRLSMDLATGTAGVLLALGAALHDPAPGLPFLGTAHRPPVGTPTAATSIQPERR; encoded by the coding sequence GTGGACAAGGCGTACGAGCTCTACTGCCTCGCAGACGAGCTCTTCTACGATGCTCCGCCGGTGACCCGCGGCACCGACTTCGACATCACGCGGAGAGAACTCCCCGAGGGCTGGGAAAAGGTCTTCGGCGACGAGTGGGTCGTCTATGTCCCGCCGGTTCAGCGCGCTCCCGAGCAGGGCTGGAAAGTGCACGTCTCCGGATGCCCAGAAAGCGCCGGCGAGGCGCTCGCCGGAGCGTGGGAGTACTGCGTCGCCCGGGGAATCGAGTTCAAGCACCTGCGCGGCCCGGGAACGCTCCGCAGGCGCAATGCCAAGTACGCGCCGCGCGGGGCGAGCGGGAAGCTCGTCACGATCTACCCCGCGGACGAGGCCGAGCTGGCGGAGGTGCTCGCCGGGCTCGGCGCGCGGCTGGACGGCCTTCCCGGCCCCTACATCCTCAGCGACCTGCGCATCGGCGAGGGCCCGCTGCACGTCCGGTACGGCGGCTTCGCCGAGCGCCGGTGCCTGGACGAGCAGGGCCGGCTGGTGCCCGCGCTGCGCGACGGCTCCGGGGAACTGGTGCCGGACCGGCGCGACCCCGTCTTCTCCGTCCCCGGCTGGGTGACCCTCCCCTCCTGCCTGGAATCGCATTTCAAGGCACGCGGCGCCACGACGACGACCGATATTCCCTACCGGATCGAAAAGGCCCTTCATTTCTCCAACGGGGGCGGCGTCTACGCGGCGACCGACACCCGCAGCGGCGCGAAGGTGGTACTGAAAGAAGGCCGCCCCTACGCGGGACTGGCCGCCGACGGCGCGGACGCGGTGACCCGGCTCCGGCGCGAGCGGGATGTACTGGAAAAGCTCGACGGAATCGAGGGGGTGCCCGCCGTTCTCGACTGGTTCGCGCTCGGCGAGCACCATTTCCTGGTCCAGGAGTTCATCGAGGGGCGCACGCTCAACACGTTCTTCGCCGAACGGCACCCGATGCTCGATCCCGAGCCCGATCCCGCGAAGGCCGCCGAGTACACGAAGTGGGCGCTGCGCGTCCACGAGGGCGTGGAACGCGTCGTCGCCGCCGTCCACGAGCGCGGCGTGGTCTTCAACGACCTGCACATGTTCAACGTGATGGTGCGCCCGGACGACTCGGTCGCGCTGATCGACTTCGAGACGGCCGCGCCCGCGGCGGACGGCGGCCGGCAGACCCTCGCCAACCCCGCGTTCCTCGCCCCGCCCGACCGGCGCGGCGCCGACGTGGACCGCTACAGCCTCGCCTGCCTGCGGCTCGCCCTGTTCGTCCCGCTGACCACGCTGTTCGTGATCGACCGGGGCAAGGCCCGGCAGCTCGCCGACCTGATCGCCGAGAACTTCCCCGTCCCCCGGGCGTTCCTCGACGAGGCGGTCGCGCAGATCGCCCGGGACGCCGCGCCCGCCCCCGCGCCCGCGTTCGCTCCGGACGCCTCCGGATGGGAGCGCGCCAGGGACGCCCTCTCGCGGGCGATCCTCGAAAGCGCCACCCCCGAGCGCGCCGACCGGCTCTTCCCCGGCGACGTGGAGCAGTTCTCCGGCGCGTCGCTCGGGCTCGCGCACGGCGCCGCCGGCGTCCTGTACGCGCTGGACGCGACGGGCGCAGGCCGGTTCCCCGCCCACGAGGAGTGGCTGGCGGAACGGGCGTCGAACCCGCGGCGCGGGACGGGGATCGGGCTGTACGACGGCCTGATGGGCGCCGCGTACGTGCTGTCGCGCCTCGGCCACCGCGACGCCGCGCTCGCCGCCGTCCGGCACTGCCTGGGCGAACGGTGGGAGCGGCTCGGCGACGACCTCTACGGCGGCCTGCCCGGATTCGCGCTCGGCCTGGACCACCTCGCCGGCGCGACCGGCGACGTGTTCCTGCACGAGGCGGCCCGCCGCTGCGTGGAGATCGTGGCCGAACGGTCCGGCGGAGGGGGCGGCGGGCGTCCCGGCCTCATGTACGGCGGCGCCGGCGCGGCGCTGATGTTCGTGCGCGCCTACGAGCGCGACGGGAACCCCGAGCTGCTCGACCTGGCCGCCTCCGCGCTGCGCCGCGACCTCGCCGCCTGCGTCACCGACCACAACGGCGCCCTGCACGTCGACCAGGGCAGCCGGGTGCTGCCCTACCTCGGCCGCGGCAGCGTCGGCATCGGCCTCGTCCTGGACGAGTACCTGGCCCACCGCCCGGACGAGCGGTTCGAGGCGGCGCGCGACGCCGTCCGCGTGGCCGCGGCGTCCCGGTACTACGCGCAGCCGAGCCTGTTCAGCGGGCGCGCCGGGATGCTGCTCTACCTGGCGCGGCACGCCCGGTCGGGCCTCAACCCCCAGGACGGGGCGCGCGTGGCGGGGCACGTCCGCGACCTCGCCTGGCACGCCCTGCCGTACGCGGGCGGGCTGGCGATGCCGGGCGAGCACATGTACCGGCTGTCGATGGACCTCGCGACCGGCACCGCCGGGGTGCTGCTCGCGCTCGGCGCGGCCCTCCACGACCCGGCCCCCGGACTGCCGTTCCTCGGGACGGCGCACCGACCCCCCGTGGGGACCCCCACGGCGGCCACCTCTATCCAGCCCGAAAGGAGGTGA
- a CDS encoding diacylglycerol kinase, which produces MTYRVVQWSTGNVGRHAIAGIDARPDLELAGVWVSNPAKVGRDAGELAGLGRDLGVTATGDAEALLALRPDCVVYTSMADVRLMEAIDDLCRILRAGVNVVSSSPVFLQFPDGVVPPEMSDPVREAAAAGGASVFVNGIDPGFANDVLPLAVTGISERIDQVRCMEILNYNTYDQATVLFDIMGFGRPLDDVPMLLRPGVLTMAWGSVVRQIAAGLGVELDEIAERHTRLPAPDTFAVSAGTIGKGTAAALRFEVRGMRGGEAVVVLEHVTRLRDDLAPDWPQPAGAGCYRVEVRGEPNYTVDLRLLGTDGDHNTAGLKATAMRLVNAVPAVVKAPPGLRTALDLPLTPGRGLL; this is translated from the coding sequence GTGACCTACCGCGTCGTCCAGTGGAGCACCGGCAACGTCGGGCGGCACGCGATCGCCGGCATCGACGCCCGGCCCGACCTCGAGCTCGCCGGGGTGTGGGTCTCCAACCCGGCCAAGGTCGGCCGGGACGCCGGCGAGCTGGCGGGCCTCGGCCGCGACCTCGGCGTCACCGCCACCGGCGACGCCGAGGCGCTGCTCGCCCTGCGGCCCGACTGCGTCGTCTACACCTCGATGGCCGACGTCCGGCTGATGGAGGCGATCGACGACCTGTGCCGCATCCTGCGCGCCGGGGTGAACGTCGTCTCCAGCAGCCCGGTGTTCCTGCAGTTCCCGGACGGCGTCGTCCCGCCGGAGATGTCCGACCCGGTGCGCGAGGCGGCGGCGGCCGGCGGCGCGTCCGTGTTCGTCAACGGCATCGACCCCGGCTTCGCCAACGACGTGCTCCCGCTCGCCGTCACGGGCATCAGCGAGCGCATCGACCAGGTCCGCTGCATGGAGATCCTCAACTACAACACCTACGACCAGGCCACGGTCCTGTTCGACATCATGGGCTTCGGCCGCCCGCTGGACGACGTGCCGATGCTGCTGCGACCCGGCGTGCTCACCATGGCGTGGGGGAGCGTCGTCCGGCAGATCGCCGCCGGCCTCGGCGTGGAGCTGGACGAGATCGCCGAACGGCACACCCGCCTCCCCGCGCCCGACACCTTCGCCGTCTCCGCCGGGACCATCGGGAAGGGCACGGCCGCCGCCCTGCGGTTCGAGGTGCGGGGGATGCGCGGCGGCGAGGCCGTCGTCGTCCTGGAGCACGTCACCCGGCTCCGCGACGACCTCGCCCCCGACTGGCCGCAGCCCGCCGGCGCGGGCTGCTACCGCGTCGAGGTCCGCGGCGAGCCGAACTACACGGTGGACCTGCGGCTCCTCGGAACCGACGGCGACCACAACACCGCGGGCCTGAAGGCCACAGCGATGCGCCTGGTGAACGCAGTCCCCGCAGTGGTAAAAGCGCCCCCAGGCCTGCGAACAGCCCTAGACCTCCCCCTGACGCCAGGAAGAGGCCTCCTCTAG
- a CDS encoding helix-turn-helix transcriptional regulator: protein MLIGRAAELAELTAALERAAAGSAGVVLVSGDAGVGKTHLVSALTAAAADRGCAVLVGQCAELGESMPYLPLTDALWAAAHAGTPEAEEVRAALDARPALARLLPDGEGGPGAGSELGQQQLFGAVLGLLGELGDERPVLLVLEDLHWADRSTRHLLTFLSRVLQRERICLVGTYRSDDLHRRHPLRPVVAELLRLPNVTGVEVRPFGRGETARYLAELARGSAPVTARTVERVHRRSEGNPFYAAELYSSGLDVGDDGAAGLPSALADLLLSRIERLSDAGQRVVRVAAVAGRRVDDELVRVVAGLDEATVGEALREVVSHQLLVPSGSGYTFRHALLREAVYADLLPGERTRLHADFARLLSGLPDGTRGSAAELAHHSLAAHDLPAAFAASVRAGREADRLAAPAEAYEHYDRALELWDAVADPEAAAGTDRMRLSLAAARASARAGELRRAVHRLRRVLAAADPADVLLGCLLREHLAAYLGDIDEDVESQAVAREAVAMLPADPPTVEHADALATYARTLMYRDAAGEMPGYAERAIETAREAGATGAEASLLVTLGLYRESREADTGVAEVFARAHELAAAAGDSSMIAMRAAFHHARTKFDRGDLAGAVRAADAGVKYAVDNGIVWSTFGIVLRSLRYLVHYTSGNWAEAGRLADEFAVQVVRTPEAQVSAYALFLEVAQGAPTVEERLRWIAPLWGQDGFVNYLARGLAAEHALWRGDPDTAAEHIRDVLDTVYIETVGAIRIAATGLWAEAERAARARAAGDDGALRAARETGDMLLRIARSVVAVNVDGEPRAWLGWEGQGWLARAEAERRRLDGVHDVELWRRAAELFTYGDADGGFVYEVARSRWRLAEALAENGERDEAAVQWRAAVRAAERLGAGPLLGALRDLGARARLGTGRAGAAPRTGPSGPLAALTGREREVLKLVAEGRNNREIAAALFISPKTASVHVSNILGKLNVSSRTQAAAVAHREGI, encoded by the coding sequence GTGCTGATCGGCAGGGCGGCGGAGCTCGCGGAGCTGACCGCAGCGCTGGAGCGCGCCGCCGCGGGCTCCGCGGGCGTCGTGCTGGTCAGCGGGGACGCGGGCGTCGGCAAGACGCACCTGGTGTCCGCGCTCACCGCCGCCGCCGCCGACCGCGGCTGCGCCGTGCTCGTCGGGCAGTGCGCCGAGCTGGGCGAGAGCATGCCCTACCTGCCGCTCACGGACGCCCTCTGGGCCGCCGCGCACGCCGGAACGCCGGAGGCGGAGGAGGTCCGCGCCGCGCTCGACGCCCGTCCCGCGCTCGCGCGCCTGCTGCCCGACGGCGAGGGCGGCCCCGGCGCGGGATCCGAGCTCGGCCAGCAGCAGCTGTTCGGCGCGGTGCTCGGCCTGCTCGGGGAACTGGGCGACGAGCGGCCCGTCCTGCTCGTCCTGGAGGACCTGCACTGGGCCGACCGATCGACGCGGCACCTGCTGACGTTCCTGAGCCGCGTCCTGCAGCGCGAACGGATCTGCCTCGTCGGGACGTACCGGTCCGACGACCTGCACCGGCGGCATCCCCTGCGGCCCGTCGTCGCCGAACTGCTGCGGCTCCCGAACGTGACGGGCGTCGAGGTCCGCCCGTTCGGGCGCGGCGAGACGGCCCGGTACCTCGCCGAACTGGCGCGCGGGTCCGCCCCGGTCACGGCGCGGACCGTCGAGCGGGTGCACCGCCGGTCGGAGGGCAACCCCTTCTACGCCGCCGAGCTGTACTCCTCCGGCCTGGACGTCGGCGACGACGGGGCGGCCGGGCTGCCGTCCGCGCTCGCCGACCTGCTGCTGTCGCGGATCGAGCGGCTGTCGGACGCGGGACAGCGGGTGGTGCGGGTCGCCGCCGTGGCGGGGCGCCGCGTCGACGACGAGCTGGTCCGCGTCGTGGCGGGGCTGGACGAGGCGACGGTCGGCGAGGCGCTGCGCGAGGTGGTGTCGCACCAGCTGCTCGTCCCGTCCGGCAGCGGGTACACGTTCCGGCACGCGCTGCTGCGCGAGGCCGTCTACGCCGACCTGCTGCCCGGCGAGCGGACCCGGCTGCACGCCGACTTCGCCCGGCTCCTGTCCGGCCTTCCCGACGGCACGCGCGGGTCGGCCGCCGAGCTGGCGCACCACAGCCTCGCCGCGCACGACCTGCCCGCCGCGTTCGCCGCGTCCGTCCGGGCGGGCCGGGAGGCCGACCGCCTCGCCGCGCCCGCCGAGGCCTACGAGCACTACGACCGGGCGCTGGAGCTGTGGGACGCCGTCGCCGACCCGGAGGCCGCCGCCGGCACGGACCGGATGCGCCTGTCGCTCGCGGCCGCCCGGGCGTCCGCGCGGGCCGGCGAGCTGCGCCGGGCGGTGCACCGGCTGCGCCGGGTGCTGGCCGCCGCCGACCCCGCCGACGTGCTGCTCGGCTGCCTGCTGCGCGAGCACCTGGCCGCCTACCTCGGCGACATCGACGAGGACGTCGAGTCGCAGGCGGTGGCGCGGGAGGCGGTGGCGATGCTGCCCGCCGACCCGCCGACCGTGGAGCACGCCGACGCCCTCGCCACCTACGCGCGGACGCTGATGTACCGGGACGCGGCCGGGGAGATGCCCGGGTACGCCGAGCGCGCGATCGAGACGGCGCGCGAGGCGGGCGCCACCGGCGCCGAGGCCAGCCTGCTGGTCACGCTCGGCCTGTACCGCGAGTCGCGGGAGGCCGACACCGGCGTCGCGGAGGTGTTCGCCCGCGCCCACGAACTGGCCGCGGCGGCCGGCGACAGCTCCATGATCGCGATGCGGGCGGCGTTCCACCACGCCCGGACGAAGTTCGACCGCGGCGACCTCGCGGGCGCGGTGCGCGCCGCCGACGCGGGCGTGAAGTACGCCGTCGACAACGGGATCGTGTGGAGCACGTTCGGCATCGTGCTGCGGTCGCTGCGCTACCTCGTCCACTACACGTCGGGGAACTGGGCGGAGGCGGGCCGGCTCGCCGACGAGTTCGCGGTGCAGGTCGTCCGCACGCCCGAGGCGCAGGTGTCGGCGTACGCCCTGTTCCTGGAGGTCGCGCAGGGCGCGCCGACGGTCGAGGAGCGGCTGCGCTGGATCGCTCCGCTGTGGGGGCAGGACGGGTTCGTCAACTACCTCGCCCGCGGGCTCGCCGCCGAGCACGCGCTGTGGCGCGGCGATCCGGACACGGCCGCCGAGCACATCCGCGACGTCCTCGACACCGTCTACATCGAGACGGTCGGGGCCATCCGCATCGCGGCGACCGGGCTCTGGGCGGAGGCCGAGCGGGCGGCCCGCGCCCGCGCCGCCGGCGACGACGGGGCGCTGCGGGCGGCGCGGGAGACCGGCGACATGCTCCTGCGGATCGCGCGCAGCGTCGTCGCGGTCAACGTCGACGGGGAGCCGCGCGCCTGGCTCGGCTGGGAGGGGCAGGGCTGGCTGGCGCGCGCCGAGGCCGAGCGCCGCCGCCTGGACGGCGTCCACGACGTCGAGCTGTGGCGCCGGGCGGCCGAGCTGTTCACCTACGGCGACGCCGACGGCGGGTTCGTCTACGAGGTGGCGCGGTCGCGGTGGCGGCTGGCGGAGGCGCTGGCCGAGAACGGCGAGCGGGACGAGGCCGCCGTGCAGTGGCGGGCGGCCGTGCGGGCCGCCGAGCGGCTCGGCGCCGGGCCGCTGCTGGGCGCGCTGCGCGACCTCGGCGCCCGCGCCCGGCTCGGGACCGGCCGCGCGGGCGCGGCGCCCCGGACCGGGCCGTCCGGTCCGCTCGCCGCGCTCACCGGGCGCGAGCGGGAGGTGCTGAAGCTCGTCGCGGAGGGCCGCAACAACCGGGAGATCGCGGCGGCACTGTTCATCTCCCCCAAGACGGCGAGCGTGCACGTGTCGAACATCCTCGGCAAGCTGAACGTCTCCAGCCGCACCCAGGCCGCCGCCGTCGCCCACCGCGAGGGAATCTGA
- a CDS encoding SapB/AmfS family lanthipeptide, whose amino-acid sequence MALLDLQGMVSENGGGGNSSLSLLCHSSHSITICL is encoded by the coding sequence ATGGCGCTTCTCGACCTTCAGGGGATGGTGAGCGAGAACGGCGGCGGCGGCAACAGCAGCCTCAGCCTGCTCTGCCACAGCTCCCACAGCATCACGATCTGCCTGTGA
- a CDS encoding SDR family oxidoreductase, which produces MISERFRIDGRVAVVTGAGRGIGAATAVALAQAGADVVISSRTREQLDEVAAAGIEAAGRRAMVVPSDLADPETAAELADLAAGEFGRLDIVVNNMGGAMPVAFLDTSPRHMEKAFRFNVGTAHALTRAAVPHLLKAGGGSVVNISSAMGRIAGRGYLAYGSAKAALAHYTRLAAFDLAPRVRVNAVAVGSVATSALDVVMTSDELRTEMESRTPLRRVGEPEDVAAAVLYLASPASAYVTGSLLRVDGGIEAPNLDLGLEDL; this is translated from the coding sequence GTGATCTCGGAGCGGTTCCGAATCGACGGCAGGGTGGCGGTGGTGACCGGCGCGGGCCGGGGGATCGGGGCGGCCACCGCGGTGGCGCTCGCCCAGGCGGGCGCCGACGTGGTGATCTCCTCCCGGACGCGCGAGCAGCTCGACGAGGTCGCCGCCGCCGGGATCGAGGCGGCCGGGCGGCGGGCCATGGTCGTCCCCTCCGACCTCGCCGACCCCGAGACCGCCGCCGAGCTGGCCGACCTCGCCGCGGGCGAGTTCGGGCGCCTGGACATCGTGGTGAACAACATGGGCGGCGCCATGCCCGTCGCCTTCCTGGACACCTCGCCCCGGCACATGGAGAAGGCGTTCCGGTTCAACGTCGGCACCGCGCACGCGCTGACCCGCGCGGCCGTCCCGCACCTGCTGAAGGCCGGCGGCGGCAGCGTCGTCAACATCTCCTCGGCCATGGGGCGGATCGCGGGCCGCGGCTACCTGGCCTACGGCAGCGCCAAGGCGGCCCTCGCCCACTACACCCGGCTCGCGGCGTTCGACCTGGCCCCGCGCGTGCGCGTCAACGCCGTCGCCGTCGGCTCCGTCGCGACGTCCGCGCTCGACGTCGTCATGACCAGCGACGAGTTGCGCACCGAGATGGAGAGCAGGACGCCGCTGCGCCGCGTCGGCGAGCCCGAGGACGTGGCCGCCGCCGTCCTCTACCTCGCCTCGCCCGCCTCCGCCTACGTCACCGGCAGCCTGCTGCGCGTGGACGGCGGCATCGAGGCCCCCAACCTCGACCTCGGCCTGGAGGACCTGTGA
- a CDS encoding peroxiredoxin, with protein MRPGDVVDDFELPDETGEPRTLTGLLADGPVVLFFYPAAMTPGCTAEACHFRDVVAELAEAGARPVGVSADPVGKQKEFADKHSLGYPLLSDPSGEVRARFGVKRSVALLPTRRQTFVIDTDRRVLAVVKSEVRMNTHADKALEALRARRG; from the coding sequence ATGAGACCCGGTGATGTCGTGGACGACTTCGAGCTCCCGGACGAGACGGGGGAACCGCGCACCCTGACCGGCCTGCTGGCCGATGGCCCGGTGGTCCTGTTCTTCTACCCGGCCGCCATGACCCCCGGCTGCACCGCCGAGGCCTGCCACTTCCGCGACGTGGTCGCCGAGCTCGCCGAGGCGGGCGCCCGCCCGGTGGGCGTGAGCGCGGACCCGGTCGGGAAGCAGAAGGAGTTCGCCGACAAGCACTCGCTCGGCTACCCGCTGCTGTCCGACCCGTCCGGCGAGGTGCGGGCGCGCTTCGGCGTCAAGCGCTCGGTGGCCCTCCTGCCGACCAGGCGCCAGACCTTCGTCATCGACACCGACCGCCGCGTCCTTGCGGTCGTCAAGAGCGAGGTCCGCATGAACACCCACGCCGACAAGGCGCTGGAGGCCCTCAGGGCCCGCCGCGGCTGA
- a CDS encoding nitroreductase/quinone reductase family protein, producing the protein MDFNKQVIEEFRANGGRVGGPFEGGRLLLLTTTGARSGAPHTTPLGYLPDGVGRVLVIASAGGSPRHPAWFHNLVANPRVTVESGVFAYEADAVVLEGDERDRAFGRAAEADPGWAAYEEKSGRTLPVVALVQVAAGPPAGPESPGAMLVAVHDAFRRELELIRKEVAASGAAVGAQLRVNCLTMCQGLGHHHMGEDQQLFPVLERHHPELGPVLAELRDEHETISALLEELRRVLDGGDPDSLRTEVDRLTAALGAHLDREEDRLLPLLDALDRR; encoded by the coding sequence ATGGATTTCAACAAGCAGGTCATCGAGGAGTTCCGCGCGAACGGCGGGCGGGTCGGCGGCCCGTTCGAGGGCGGGCGGCTGCTCCTGCTGACCACCACCGGGGCGCGCTCCGGCGCCCCGCACACGACGCCGCTCGGCTACCTGCCCGACGGCGTCGGGCGCGTCCTGGTCATCGCCTCGGCCGGGGGCTCGCCGAGGCACCCCGCCTGGTTCCACAACCTGGTGGCGAACCCGCGCGTCACGGTCGAGAGCGGCGTCTTCGCCTACGAGGCCGACGCGGTCGTCCTGGAGGGCGACGAGCGCGACCGCGCCTTCGGGCGGGCCGCAGAGGCCGATCCCGGCTGGGCCGCGTACGAGGAGAAGTCGGGGCGGACGCTCCCCGTCGTCGCGCTGGTCCAGGTCGCCGCCGGACCGCCCGCCGGGCCGGAGTCGCCCGGCGCCATGCTGGTCGCGGTGCACGACGCGTTCCGCAGGGAGCTGGAGCTGATCCGGAAGGAGGTGGCCGCGTCCGGGGCCGCCGTGGGCGCCCAGCTGCGGGTCAACTGCCTGACGATGTGCCAGGGGCTCGGCCACCACCACATGGGCGAGGACCAGCAGTTGTTCCCCGTGCTGGAGCGGCACCACCCCGAGCTCGGGCCGGTGCTGGCGGAACTGAGGGACGAGCACGAGACGATCAGCGCGCTGCTGGAGGAGCTGCGCCGCGTCCTGGACGGCGGCGACCCCGACTCACTGCGAACCGAGGTAGACCGCCTGACCGCAGCGCTGGGGGCGCACCTGGACCGCGAGGAGGATCGCCTCCTCCCGCTCCTCGACGCCCTGGACCGACGTTGA